A window of Kribbella sp. NBC_00382 genomic DNA:
TATCCGACGCCTGACCGGGACGACGGGTACGACATCACCGACTTCTACGGCGTCGATCCGCGGCTCGGGACGCACGGCGACCTCGTCGAGCTGATCACGCTGGCGCAGGACCGGGGGATCCGGGTGATCGCGGACCTCGTGGTGAACCACACGTCGGACCAGCATCCGTGGTTCAAGAGCGCGCGGGCGTCGCGCACTTCGCCGTACCGGGACTGGTATGTCTGGCGGGACGAGCCGCCGGCGAACCAGCACGAGGGAATCGTGTTCCCGGACCAGGAGGACAGCCTCTGGCAGTACGACGAGGAAGCGGGCCAGTACTACCTGCACCAGTTCTACAAGCATCAGCCCGACCTCGACATCGCGAATCCCGCGGTCCGCGAGGAGATCCTCAAGATCATCGGCTTCTGGCTGCGACTGGGGCTCTCCGGGTTCCGGGTCGACGCCGTGCCGTTCCTGCTGGACACCGCGGGCGCGACGGACGCCGCGAACCTGGCTGATCCGCACGACTACCTGCGTGACCTGCGCGCTTTCCTGAACCGGCGCGACGGCCAGGCGGCATTGCTCGGCGAGGTCAACCTCTCCTACAAGGACACCCGGACGTTCTTCGGTGACGAGGACGGCGACGAGCTGACCATGTGCTTCGACTTCATCGGCATGCAGAAGCTGTACCTCTCCCTGGCGCGCAAAGACCCGGCCGAGCTGGTCAAGGCGCTCCGCGAGCGGCCCGCGCCGCCCGAGGAGGCGCAGTGGGGGACCTTCGTCCGCAACCACGACGAGCTGACCCTCGACAAGCTGAGCAAGGACGAGCGGCAGGAGGTCTTCGACGCGTTCGGGCCGGACGAGGACATGCAGCTCTACGGTCGCGGACTGCGCCGCCGGCTGCCGCCGATGCTCGGCAATGACCAGGCCCGGATCAAGATGGTCTACAGCCTGCTCTTCTCCCTGCCCGGTACGCCGGTGCTGTTCTACGGCGAGGAGATCGGTATGGGCGAGAACCTCGCCGCC
This region includes:
- a CDS encoding alpha-amylase family protein, giving the protein MRLTETADVWWKNAVVYCLDIETFFDTDGDGRGDIRGLSQRIDHLAELGVTCLWLMPFYPTPDRDDGYDITDFYGVDPRLGTHGDLVELITLAQDRGIRVIADLVVNHTSDQHPWFKSARASRTSPYRDWYVWRDEPPANQHEGIVFPDQEDSLWQYDEEAGQYYLHQFYKHQPDLDIANPAVREEILKIIGFWLRLGLSGFRVDAVPFLLDTAGATDAANLADPHDYLRDLRAFLNRRDGQAALLGEVNLSYKDTRTFFGDEDGDELTMCFDFIGMQKLYLSLARKDPAELVKALRERPAPPEEAQWGTFVRNHDELTLDKLSKDERQEVFDAFGPDEDMQLYGRGLRRRLPPMLGNDQARIKMVYSLLFSLPGTPVLFYGEEIGMGENLAAEGRSAVRTPMQWTTGPTGGFSTADPDDLAGPVVEGEFSPEHVNVAAQRKDPDSLLSWIKLLAQRYRECPELSWGECTILEHDAPSVVAHRSDYEGGTVIALHNFSADPAEITLAVAGAGVGVRVADLLTGATSDVDNDGTLRHRVEPYGCCWLRVLRPGDRYLV